The Nitrogeniibacter aestuarii genome has a window encoding:
- a CDS encoding Rossmann-like domain-containing protein, protein MSFAHDYLNRLTPFADQLPKVKALHLPPLEAAGSKNGEFCALELEDGSLGLAYVLLDDTLKKLIDASPGQSLAGMDAMELARQYATAQGTLKTLGFAAANAITRHLFDRAGYVPPDSQDSIGGIDPQAGDRVGMIGYFCPLADRIVAAGATLTVVELKADLAGNRDGYVVTTDASALAQCNKVLSTSTILLNDTLEAILAACGSARRFAMIGPGAGCLPDDLFARGVTLMGGSWIEDSAAFVDALLSGEGWSKMARKSAITASDYPGWDALVARMRGA, encoded by the coding sequence ATGAGCTTTGCCCACGACTACCTCAATCGGCTGACCCCTTTTGCCGATCAGCTCCCCAAAGTGAAGGCGCTTCACCTGCCGCCCCTCGAAGCGGCGGGCAGCAAGAACGGGGAGTTCTGTGCGCTTGAACTTGAAGATGGCTCGCTCGGTCTGGCGTACGTCCTGCTCGATGACACGCTGAAAAAGCTGATCGACGCCTCACCCGGCCAATCACTGGCCGGCATGGATGCCATGGAGCTGGCGCGGCAGTATGCCACGGCTCAGGGCACCCTCAAGACGCTAGGCTTTGCCGCGGCCAACGCCATTACGCGCCATCTGTTCGACCGCGCGGGCTATGTGCCGCCCGACAGCCAGGACTCCATCGGTGGCATCGATCCGCAAGCGGGCGACCGGGTGGGCATGATCGGCTACTTCTGCCCCCTGGCCGATCGCATTGTCGCCGCCGGGGCAACGCTGACCGTGGTCGAACTGAAGGCGGATCTCGCTGGCAATCGTGACGGCTATGTCGTGACCACCGATGCTTCTGCATTGGCCCAATGCAACAAGGTGCTGTCGACCAGCACCATTTTGCTCAACGATACGCTGGAGGCCATTCTGGCCGCGTGTGGCTCAGCGCGCCGCTTTGCCATGATCGGCCCCGGCGCGGGCTGTCTGCCGGATGACCTCTTTGCCCGGGGCGTCACGCTCATGGGCGGTAGCTGGATCGAAGACAGTGCCGCGTTCGTGGATGCACTGCTCAGTGGTGAAGGCTGGAGCAAGATGGCGCGCAAGAGCGCAATCACGGCCAGCGACTACCCGGGGTGGGACGCCCTGGTGGCGCGCATGCGCGGCGCCTAG
- a CDS encoding 4Fe-4S binding protein: MDQNHNNAGHMHRTTTLNSLIFLFTLLLSFPALAGSLTREDIAQRYGPPLQVGEQPADLPAWPIRTELQPDGPPIYWAFESIDLAPIPGFEGTPFNLLITLDGEGRFIDVEVLHQHEPVFLGGLGPAPLLEFVQQYKGLSLKKNITVSSAYGDLPGDNSKRVVLDGVTKATASVRILNQTVLTAGLDVARAKLGFAPLVQTGPPAVPKPDMLERKTFNELVEEGAIGHLHLTEAEVEKLFADSEVAGWDDYANKHPDATHLDLYVAYLNVPTIGRAVLGDAGYEEMRDALNTDQHVWWVGTHGRSTLVGPEFVRGTSPGNLSLVQGGAPYELRDFDLDPQQPENAPPIDTALVLRAAPLSAIDPAGKQEFSFSIRRARGQFHPIVAYRDAKLDYEPPERYFDRPPAPPPDWLLGWMDRANELIVIGIALLILTVALAKPRWPSVSGRRLAIFRNAFLLFTLVYLGWYSQGQLSIVHLTGAIKTLAKGQNLASFLYDPVALLIIAFTLITFFVWGRGTFCGWLCPFGALQDLTTQIGRKLGIKQRRLHKGLARVLDRGRYVILLVLVALAAVLPQWAEKGVEVEPFKTAITVGFDRELPFVIYAVALLIASLFVYKFFCRYLCPLGAFMALGGKLRFLNWLPRRSACGTPCQTCRHRCQYDAIEPTGEIRYDDCFQCLDCVGIYHDEKRCAPLLLMRKNPQAAQRLGMVDEPAPNNR; this comes from the coding sequence ATGGACCAGAACCATAACAATGCAGGTCACATGCACCGCACCACCACACTGAACAGCCTGATCTTCCTCTTCACCCTGCTGTTGAGCTTCCCGGCCCTGGCCGGCTCGCTCACCCGCGAAGACATCGCCCAGCGTTACGGTCCGCCGCTGCAAGTGGGCGAACAACCCGCAGACCTGCCCGCCTGGCCGATCCGCACCGAACTGCAGCCCGACGGCCCACCCATCTACTGGGCCTTCGAATCCATCGATCTGGCGCCGATCCCCGGTTTCGAAGGCACGCCGTTCAACCTGCTGATCACCCTCGATGGCGAAGGCCGCTTCATCGATGTGGAAGTGCTGCACCAGCATGAGCCGGTGTTCCTCGGCGGTCTTGGCCCCGCCCCCTTGCTCGAATTCGTCCAGCAGTACAAGGGCTTGAGCCTCAAGAAAAACATCACCGTCTCGTCGGCCTATGGCGATCTGCCGGGCGACAACAGCAAGCGCGTGGTGCTCGACGGTGTCACCAAGGCCACTGCCTCGGTGCGCATTCTCAACCAGACGGTCCTCACCGCGGGGCTCGATGTGGCCCGCGCCAAACTGGGCTTCGCCCCGCTGGTGCAAACCGGGCCGCCCGCCGTGCCCAAACCCGACATGCTCGAACGCAAGACCTTCAACGAGCTGGTCGAAGAAGGTGCGATCGGACACTTGCACCTGACCGAAGCCGAGGTGGAAAAGCTCTTTGCCGACTCTGAAGTGGCCGGCTGGGACGACTACGCCAACAAACATCCAGACGCGACGCATCTGGATCTGTACGTGGCCTACCTGAATGTGCCGACCATCGGCCGTGCCGTGCTCGGAGACGCGGGTTACGAGGAGATGCGCGATGCGCTCAACACCGACCAGCATGTGTGGTGGGTGGGAACGCACGGACGCTCGACCTTGGTCGGCCCCGAGTTTGTCCGGGGCACTTCGCCCGGCAACCTGAGTCTGGTCCAGGGCGGTGCGCCCTACGAACTGCGCGATTTCGACCTCGACCCACAACAGCCGGAAAACGCGCCGCCGATCGACACCGCGCTCGTCCTGCGCGCCGCGCCCCTGTCAGCAATCGACCCGGCAGGCAAGCAGGAATTCAGCTTTTCCATCCGCCGTGCGCGCGGCCAGTTTCACCCCATCGTCGCCTATCGCGATGCCAAGCTCGACTACGAACCCCCTGAGCGCTATTTTGACCGGCCTCCGGCCCCGCCGCCGGACTGGCTGCTCGGCTGGATGGACCGCGCAAACGAGCTCATCGTCATCGGCATCGCCTTGCTGATACTGACGGTCGCACTGGCCAAGCCCCGCTGGCCGAGCGTGTCGGGCAGACGCCTGGCGATCTTCCGGAACGCCTTCCTGCTATTCACCCTCGTGTACCTGGGCTGGTATTCACAGGGGCAGCTTTCGATCGTGCACCTCACCGGCGCCATCAAGACCCTGGCCAAGGGACAGAACCTGGCCAGCTTCCTCTACGATCCTGTGGCCCTGCTGATCATCGCCTTTACCCTGATCACCTTCTTCGTCTGGGGACGTGGCACCTTCTGTGGCTGGTTGTGCCCCTTCGGCGCGCTACAGGATCTGACCACCCAGATCGGCCGCAAGCTGGGCATCAAGCAACGGCGGTTGCACAAAGGGCTGGCGCGGGTGCTCGATCGCGGCCGGTACGTGATCCTGCTGGTCCTGGTGGCGCTGGCAGCCGTGCTACCCCAGTGGGCAGAAAAAGGCGTGGAGGTCGAGCCCTTCAAGACCGCCATTACCGTCGGTTTCGACCGCGAGCTGCCATTCGTGATCTACGCGGTGGCGCTGTTGATAGCCAGCCTGTTCGTCTACAAATTCTTCTGCCGCTATCTGTGCCCGCTCGGTGCCTTCATGGCCCTGGGCGGCAAGCTGCGCTTCCTCAACTGGCTGCCGCGGCGTTCGGCCTGCGGCACGCCCTGCCAGACCTGTCGACACCGTTGCCAGTACGACGCCATCGAGCCCACCGGCGAAATCAGATACGACGACTGTTTTCAGTGTCTGGACTGTGTGGGCATCTACCACGACGAAAAACGCTGCGCCCCCCTGCTGCTCATGCGCAAGAATCCGCAGGCTGCGCAGCGACTCGGGATGGTGGATGAACCAGCCCCCAACAACCGGTAG
- a CDS encoding response regulator: MSSISLADTRFVLADDHAVVRMGFRLLLEGAGATVVAEADNGQAAFAAYDEHAPDALIMDVSMPGGSGLEGLERLMSHHPNARVLMLSAHEDSQIPVRALKAGATGYLSKSAHPDEFLRAAQSVSRGKKYVDPKLAANLALAQLNGDADPLSKLTDKEFTVFLQLAQGKSVNEVAEAIHVAPSTVGTHLYHIKQKLSASNAAELTLIAVRCGLIET, translated from the coding sequence ATGAGTTCCATTTCCCTTGCCGACACCCGCTTCGTGCTCGCCGATGATCATGCGGTGGTGCGCATGGGCTTTCGCCTGCTGCTCGAAGGCGCAGGCGCCACGGTCGTGGCCGAGGCCGACAACGGCCAGGCTGCTTTTGCCGCCTACGATGAACACGCGCCGGACGCACTCATCATGGATGTGAGCATGCCCGGCGGCAGCGGCCTGGAAGGGCTTGAACGCCTGATGTCGCACCACCCCAACGCCCGCGTGCTCATGCTCTCGGCCCATGAAGACTCGCAGATTCCGGTGCGGGCCCTGAAAGCAGGCGCCACCGGTTATCTGTCCAAATCGGCGCATCCGGACGAGTTCCTGCGCGCCGCCCAGTCGGTCAGTCGCGGCAAGAAGTACGTGGACCCCAAACTGGCGGCCAACCTGGCGCTGGCCCAACTCAATGGCGACGCCGACCCGCTGTCGAAACTCACCGACAAGGAGTTCACCGTTTTTCTCCAGCTGGCGCAGGGCAAATCGGTGAATGAAGTGGCCGAGGCCATTCACGTCGCGCCCAGTACCGTGGGCACCCACCTCTACCACATCAAACAGAAGCTCTCGGCCAGCAACGCGGCCGAACTGACGCTGATCGCCGTGCGCTGCGGCCTGATCGAGACCTGA
- a CDS encoding HAMP domain-containing sensor histidine kinase: MSQPSGSLRNKVTALVAAVAATGLVVGMVLWCVITRAAIHEEVEAATRVSEQWLHSTAPLAFSVGARLDMITTVGRLRANHLEVRSESGELLYSSPAPTYKAGRDAPAWFSALVSPVVETRRWEEGPLRLKLEPDTSRAVLDAWDNLWVGAGWAVAAIILLSVFVRHATHRIVAPLSRIREALGHSATGQFDRRLDSLGNAEFDELAKAYNHMAENLAQTLVRNARLEEDKRFAHALNQRMEDTQKSLARELHDEFGQGITAIRAIAGGIAQRTTAENNALHGSAQALLAVSGQLQDNVRGILERLRSEAPQAPAQLDEALDDYVRRWASCYPAVDVVHHVDRMPDDLPEAFRSNVLRLAQEALTNVARHADAERVEVKLERRQNDIELTVNDDGRGFDPMARTERYGLAGMRERSEIWHGRLSVSSPPEGGCTISVILPLPEDTQESEHGAPAPHTQPDR; the protein is encoded by the coding sequence ATGAGCCAACCCTCCGGATCGCTTCGCAACAAGGTAACTGCACTGGTCGCCGCCGTGGCCGCCACCGGCCTGGTGGTGGGTATGGTGCTGTGGTGCGTGATCACGCGTGCGGCGATTCATGAGGAAGTGGAAGCGGCCACCCGGGTCTCCGAGCAGTGGCTGCACTCCACCGCCCCACTGGCCTTCAGCGTGGGCGCCCGCCTGGACATGATCACCACGGTGGGCCGCCTGCGCGCCAACCATCTGGAAGTGCGTAGTGAAAGCGGCGAGCTGCTCTACAGCTCGCCCGCCCCTACCTACAAAGCCGGCCGCGACGCACCGGCCTGGTTCTCTGCGCTGGTCTCTCCCGTGGTCGAGACACGACGCTGGGAAGAAGGCCCCTTGCGACTCAAGCTCGAGCCGGACACTTCGCGTGCCGTACTCGACGCCTGGGACAATCTCTGGGTTGGCGCTGGCTGGGCCGTGGCCGCCATCATCCTGCTCAGCGTTTTCGTGCGCCACGCCACTCACCGGATCGTCGCGCCACTGTCACGTATCCGCGAAGCCCTCGGGCACTCGGCCACCGGCCAGTTCGACCGGCGCCTCGATTCGCTCGGCAATGCCGAATTCGACGAGTTGGCCAAGGCCTACAACCACATGGCGGAAAACCTTGCCCAGACCCTGGTGCGCAATGCCCGGCTGGAAGAGGATAAACGTTTCGCCCATGCGTTGAACCAGCGCATGGAAGACACCCAGAAATCACTTGCCCGCGAGCTCCACGACGAGTTCGGCCAGGGCATCACGGCCATCCGCGCCATCGCCGGCGGCATTGCCCAGCGGACCACGGCGGAGAACAACGCCCTGCACGGCAGCGCCCAGGCCTTGCTTGCCGTGAGCGGGCAACTGCAGGACAACGTGCGCGGCATTCTCGAGCGCCTGCGCTCCGAGGCGCCCCAGGCCCCCGCGCAACTGGACGAAGCGCTCGACGATTACGTAAGACGGTGGGCCAGCTGCTACCCAGCGGTCGACGTCGTTCATCATGTGGATCGCATGCCCGACGACCTGCCCGAAGCGTTTCGCAGCAACGTGTTGCGCCTGGCGCAGGAAGCGCTCACCAACGTGGCCCGGCATGCCGACGCCGAACGGGTCGAGGTCAAACTCGAACGGCGCCAGAACGACATCGAATTGACCGTCAATGACGACGGCCGAGGCTTCGACCCCATGGCGCGCACCGAGCGCTATGGTCTGGCAGGCATGCGCGAGCGCTCCGAAATCTGGCATGGCAGGCTATCGGTCAGTTCTCCCCCCGAAGGCGGCTGCACCATCTCGGTCATATTGCCCTTGCCCGAAGACACGCAGGAAAGCGAACATGGCGCCCCTGCTCCGCATACGCAACCTGATCGATGA
- a CDS encoding TonB-dependent receptor has protein sequence MIKVSFPRLPLAMMIAAMGTAAHGETTLSTVEVIDSTPLPGIGIERDRVPANVQRSRDIGEGGPVVSNMTRDLNGVTINEVQGNPYQGDINFRGFTASPLLGTPQGLSVFVDGIRVNEGFGDVVNWDLIPQSALQDITVVPGSNPLFGLNTLGGAVSLRTKDGRNNPGTELEVSGGSFGRWTIGLAHGGSDDTFDWFIAADSFREEGWRDHSPSDVQHLFTKLGWRNEYSDLSLSINYANSDLIGNGLLPDSMYDDEREQVFTHPDQTRNRLGQIALTGNHWLNDNNQLTARMYWRNVRTRTLNGDGNDDYSGPADESGVLNRTATDQYALGFTGQWTHYADAHQLTAGVSHDRTRAGFIQTAQEGDLTEDRGVDADGNPVELENSLYGRTRTTSVYLTDTFNLSETVALTGSARYNRTRVINEDRLVPTYPNLDGDFTYHRVNPAVGVTWQVAPTMGFYASYNEGNRAPTPIELGCADPANPCTLPNALAADPFLKQVVAKTIEFGLRGAQGDAFNWNATLFRTTNHDDILFVGTSTSAGYFTNFGKTRRQGLELGLSGRHGQFDWRAGYTWLDATFQSEACLMAESNSSAGSYSQCGADEIRIKSGDRLPALPRHALKLGLDWKPTDSLRIGTNVQAFTSQLVRGNENGKHDENGEIDGYTIFNLDADWTFSKGWTVFGRINNVFDTEYETAGALAENVFNANGQFITDPNDWEDERFVAPGAPRSAWIGLRYRFGG, from the coding sequence ATGATCAAAGTCAGCTTCCCCAGACTCCCGCTTGCCATGATGATCGCCGCGATGGGGACCGCGGCCCATGGCGAGACCACGCTATCGACGGTGGAGGTCATCGATAGCACGCCGCTGCCGGGGATCGGTATCGAGCGGGATCGTGTCCCGGCCAACGTGCAGCGCAGCCGGGACATCGGGGAAGGCGGACCGGTCGTGAGCAACATGACGCGCGACCTCAATGGCGTCACCATCAACGAAGTGCAGGGCAACCCGTACCAGGGCGACATCAACTTCCGCGGTTTCACCGCGTCGCCCTTGCTGGGCACACCGCAGGGGCTGTCTGTCTTTGTGGATGGCATCCGGGTCAATGAAGGCTTTGGCGATGTGGTGAACTGGGACCTGATACCGCAGTCCGCCCTGCAGGACATCACCGTCGTGCCCGGCTCCAACCCGCTGTTCGGGCTGAACACCCTCGGTGGCGCTGTTTCCCTCCGCACCAAGGATGGCCGCAACAATCCGGGCACCGAGCTGGAGGTGTCCGGCGGCAGCTTCGGGCGCTGGACCATCGGCCTCGCTCATGGCGGGTCGGACGACACCTTCGACTGGTTCATCGCCGCCGACAGCTTCCGTGAAGAAGGCTGGCGCGATCATTCCCCCAGCGACGTTCAGCATCTGTTCACCAAACTGGGCTGGCGCAACGAATATTCCGACCTGTCACTGTCCATCAATTACGCCAACAGCGATCTGATCGGCAACGGTCTGCTCCCGGACAGCATGTACGACGACGAGCGCGAACAGGTCTTCACCCACCCGGACCAGACCCGGAACCGTCTCGGTCAGATCGCGCTGACGGGCAACCACTGGCTGAACGACAACAACCAGCTCACCGCCCGCATGTACTGGCGCAACGTGCGCACCCGCACACTGAACGGCGACGGTAATGATGATTACTCAGGCCCCGCCGACGAATCGGGCGTGCTCAACCGCACGGCAACCGATCAGTACGCGCTCGGCTTTACCGGCCAGTGGACCCACTACGCCGACGCGCATCAGCTGACGGCCGGCGTCAGTCACGATCGCACCCGTGCGGGCTTCATTCAAACGGCACAGGAAGGTGATCTGACCGAGGATCGCGGCGTCGACGCCGATGGCAATCCCGTCGAACTCGAAAACAGTCTGTATGGCCGCACGCGCACCACCAGCGTATACCTGACCGACACCTTCAACCTGTCTGAGACCGTCGCGCTGACCGGCTCCGCACGCTACAACCGCACCCGCGTCATCAATGAAGACCGGCTCGTGCCCACCTACCCCAACCTGGATGGCGACTTCACTTACCACCGGGTCAATCCGGCCGTTGGTGTCACCTGGCAAGTGGCCCCCACCATGGGCTTCTACGCCTCGTACAACGAAGGCAACCGCGCACCGACCCCGATCGAACTGGGCTGTGCCGACCCGGCCAACCCGTGCACATTGCCCAATGCGCTGGCCGCCGATCCGTTCCTGAAGCAAGTGGTTGCCAAAACCATTGAATTCGGTCTGCGGGGTGCACAAGGGGACGCTTTCAACTGGAATGCCACCCTCTTCCGCACCACCAATCACGACGACATCCTGTTCGTCGGGACATCCACCAGCGCCGGGTACTTCACCAACTTCGGCAAGACACGCCGTCAGGGTCTCGAGCTCGGGCTGTCGGGTCGTCACGGTCAGTTCGACTGGCGCGCCGGATACACCTGGCTCGATGCCACCTTCCAGAGCGAGGCCTGCCTGATGGCCGAGTCGAACAGTTCGGCGGGCAGCTACAGCCAGTGCGGCGCCGACGAAATCCGGATCAAATCTGGCGACCGCCTGCCCGCACTACCCCGCCACGCCCTCAAGCTCGGGCTGGACTGGAAGCCGACCGATTCGCTGCGTATCGGCACCAATGTGCAGGCCTTCACCAGCCAGCTGGTGCGTGGCAACGAGAACGGCAAGCATGACGAGAACGGCGAAATCGACGGTTACACCATCTTCAACCTCGACGCCGACTGGACGTTCTCCAAGGGCTGGACGGTATTCGGCCGCATCAACAACGTGTTCGACACCGAGTACGAAACCGCTGGGGCGCTGGCCGAGAACGTGTTCAATGCCAACGGCCAGTTCATCACCGACCCCAACGACTGGGAAGACGAGCGCTTTGTCGCCCCCGGCGCACCGCGTTCTGCCTGGATTGGACTGCGCTACCGCTTTGGAGGCTAA
- a CDS encoding quinoprotein relay system zinc metallohydrolase 1: MKNILARTPLMAMALVATVAYAAASFNYGLKPIQLGPDTWYVEGSTSDFSYENGGNIVNTAFVVTDEGVMVVDSGPSRQYGEQLKAAIKGVTDKPIVVVFNTHHHPDHFLGNQAFDVKTVEALPETIALIRQDGKTFNENMYRLAGDAMAGTEVTPPGTEAHAGILKLGAHEFELLSLSGHTPRDLAIYDRTTGILFGGDLIFHQRAPTTPNAILSEWNASLDTLAKLNAKLVVPGHGPASTSDAPIRQTRAWLQWLETTLRQSAQQGLDMNEVLAKPIPEDLAQLSLAKSEFTRSVSHLYPAMELEVLNQ, translated from the coding sequence ATGAAAAACATTCTTGCCCGCACCCCGCTCATGGCCATGGCCCTGGTCGCCACGGTCGCTTACGCTGCAGCCAGTTTCAACTACGGCCTCAAACCGATCCAGCTGGGTCCTGACACCTGGTACGTGGAAGGCTCGACCAGCGACTTCTCCTACGAGAACGGCGGCAACATTGTGAACACGGCCTTCGTGGTCACGGATGAAGGCGTCATGGTGGTCGACTCCGGCCCCTCGCGACAGTACGGGGAACAGCTCAAGGCTGCCATCAAGGGCGTCACCGACAAGCCGATCGTGGTGGTCTTCAACACCCACCATCACCCGGACCACTTCCTTGGCAATCAGGCCTTCGACGTCAAGACGGTCGAAGCCCTGCCTGAGACCATTGCCCTAATCCGGCAGGACGGCAAAACCTTCAACGAGAACATGTATCGCCTCGCAGGCGACGCCATGGCCGGCACCGAAGTGACCCCGCCCGGGACCGAGGCCCACGCCGGTATCCTGAAACTCGGTGCCCACGAGTTCGAACTGCTTTCCCTGTCGGGCCACACCCCGAGGGATCTTGCGATCTACGACCGCACGACCGGCATCCTGTTCGGCGGGGACCTGATTTTCCATCAGCGCGCGCCGACGACGCCCAATGCCATCCTGAGTGAATGGAACGCTTCTCTGGACACCCTGGCCAAGCTCAACGCCAAGCTGGTGGTCCCCGGACACGGCCCCGCATCGACCTCCGACGCGCCCATTCGCCAAACCCGCGCCTGGTTGCAGTGGCTGGAGACCACACTGCGCCAATCCGCACAGCAAGGCCTGGACATGAACGAAGTTCTCGCCAAGCCCATTCCTGAGGACCTCGCCCAACTCTCCCTGGCCAAGTCGGAATTCACCCGTTCGGTGAGCCACCTGTACCCGGCCATGGAGCTCGAGGTCCTAAATCAATAG
- a CDS encoding quinoprotein dehydrogenase-associated SoxYZ-like carrier, with protein MRAPFVRALACAATFFLASAGHTATDPLDSARWGDMQQAFFANQSVEFDSRVRVLAPLSAENSMEVPITVDASTLPDIEEVVVFADFNPILKVLTFEPLAANARLSFRVKLQQSTPVRAAARTKDGVWHVGGAWVNTTGGGCSAPSVGSASPEWQSRLNEVSGRLWEKDDGSRLRLRIIHPMDTGLAADIPAFYIDSLEVRQADGTALMRIHAFEPVAENPLFTLDLPALYKDIEKVRVVGRDNNGNKVDAWVER; from the coding sequence ATACGTGCACCATTCGTGCGTGCCCTTGCATGCGCAGCAACATTCTTCCTGGCCAGCGCCGGCCACACCGCCACCGATCCGCTCGATTCGGCGCGCTGGGGTGACATGCAGCAGGCCTTTTTCGCCAACCAGTCCGTCGAGTTCGACAGCCGGGTCCGTGTCCTGGCGCCGCTGTCGGCGGAAAACTCGATGGAAGTGCCCATCACGGTCGACGCCTCGACCCTGCCCGACATTGAGGAAGTCGTCGTCTTCGCGGACTTCAATCCCATCCTCAAGGTTCTGACCTTCGAGCCCCTGGCGGCCAACGCGCGCCTCTCTTTCCGGGTCAAGCTTCAGCAATCGACACCGGTACGGGCCGCGGCTCGCACCAAGGACGGCGTGTGGCATGTTGGTGGCGCCTGGGTCAATACCACGGGCGGCGGCTGTTCGGCGCCCTCCGTGGGCTCTGCGTCCCCCGAGTGGCAATCGCGCCTCAACGAGGTCAGCGGCCGTCTCTGGGAAAAAGATGACGGCAGTCGTCTGCGGCTCCGGATCATCCATCCGATGGACACGGGCCTGGCGGCGGACATTCCGGCCTTCTACATCGACTCGCTGGAGGTTCGTCAGGCCGACGGGACCGCCCTGATGCGCATTCACGCTTTCGAACCGGTCGCCGAGAACCCGCTATTCACCCTCGACCTGCCCGCACTCTACAAGGACATTGAAAAGGTCCGCGTGGTCGGGCGTGACAACAACGGCAACAAAGTTGACGCATGGGTGGAGCGATGA
- a CDS encoding PQQ-dependent methanol/ethanol family dehydrogenase: MRQSRKPFNWTALSAAVATAFTLGVGSAQAGVTDADILNDAKTTGDVVSFGLGTQGQRYSPLTMVNTKTVKDLVPVWSMSFGGEKQRGQESQPLVHDGVMFVTASYSRIFAVDAKTGKKLWKYEHRLPDGIMPCCDVINRGAALYDNLVIFGTLDAQVVALDRETGKVVWKEKVDDYKAGYSMSAAPIIVKGMVITGVSGGEFGVVGRLEARDAKTGKMVWVRPVVEGHMGYTFDASGNKKENGISGNTNATWPGDLWKTGGAATWNGATYDPETNLIFVGTGNPAPWNSHARGAGEPKADNSGDNLFAASTVAINPDNGKIVWHYQTTPREGWDFDGVNEFVSFDYKDPKSGKVIKAGGKADRNGFFYVIDRTNGKLLNAFPFVNKITWAKGIDLETGRPIFNEDNRPGNPTKGADGKKGEVVFAVPSFLGGKNQMQIAYNPDTGLFYVPANEWGMDIWNEPVAYKKGAAYLGAGFTIKPLHEDYIGALRAIDPTTGKIVWEQKNYAPLWGGVLTTAGGLSFYGTPEGYLKALDAKTGEEVWSFQVGTGIVAPPITWEMDGEQYISVAAGWGGAVPLWGGDVARRVNYLEQGGSVWTFKLHK, translated from the coding sequence ATGAGACAATCGCGCAAGCCGTTCAACTGGACGGCACTCTCGGCCGCCGTTGCTACCGCGTTCACACTGGGCGTCGGTTCTGCACAAGCCGGCGTGACCGACGCGGACATCCTGAACGATGCCAAGACGACTGGGGACGTGGTCTCCTTCGGTCTGGGCACGCAAGGTCAGCGTTACAGCCCCCTGACGATGGTCAATACCAAGACGGTCAAGGACCTGGTGCCCGTGTGGTCCATGTCTTTCGGTGGTGAGAAGCAGCGCGGCCAGGAATCCCAGCCGCTGGTGCACGATGGTGTGATGTTCGTGACCGCTTCCTACAGCCGTATCTTTGCTGTTGACGCCAAGACCGGCAAGAAGCTGTGGAAGTACGAGCATCGTCTGCCGGACGGCATCATGCCGTGCTGCGACGTGATCAACCGTGGCGCTGCGCTGTACGACAACCTGGTGATCTTCGGTACCCTGGACGCTCAGGTCGTTGCGCTTGACCGCGAAACCGGCAAGGTCGTGTGGAAAGAGAAAGTTGACGATTACAAGGCTGGCTACTCCATGTCCGCTGCCCCGATCATCGTCAAGGGTATGGTCATCACCGGTGTGTCCGGTGGCGAATTCGGTGTTGTGGGTCGCCTGGAAGCCCGTGATGCCAAGACCGGCAAGATGGTCTGGGTTCGCCCGGTGGTCGAAGGCCACATGGGTTACACCTTCGACGCCTCCGGCAACAAGAAGGAAAACGGTATTTCCGGTAACACCAACGCCACCTGGCCGGGTGATCTCTGGAAGACCGGTGGTGCTGCGACCTGGAACGGCGCCACCTACGATCCGGAAACCAACCTGATCTTCGTCGGTACCGGTAACCCGGCTCCGTGGAACAGCCATGCACGTGGCGCTGGCGAGCCGAAGGCCGACAACAGCGGTGACAACCTGTTTGCCGCTTCCACCGTGGCCATCAACCCGGACAACGGCAAGATCGTCTGGCACTACCAGACCACCCCGCGCGAAGGCTGGGACTTTGACGGTGTGAACGAGTTCGTTTCCTTCGACTACAAGGATCCGAAGTCCGGCAAGGTCATCAAGGCCGGTGGTAAGGCTGACCGTAACGGCTTCTTCTACGTGATCGACCGTACCAACGGCAAGCTGCTCAACGCTTTCCCGTTCGTCAACAAGATCACCTGGGCCAAGGGTATCGATCTCGAGACCGGTCGTCCGATCTTCAACGAAGACAACCGTCCGGGCAATCCGACCAAGGGCGCAGATGGCAAGAAGGGTGAAGTGGTCTTCGCCGTGCCGTCCTTCCTCGGCGGCAAGAACCAGATGCAGATCGCCTACAACCCGGATACCGGCCTGTTCTACGTGCCGGCCAACGAGTGGGGCATGGACATCTGGAACGAGCCGGTTGCCTACAAGAAAGGCGCTGCCTACCTGGGTGCTGGCTTCACCATCAAGCCGCTGCATGAAGACTACATCGGTGCCCTGCGCGCGATCGACCCGACCACCGGCAAGATCGTGTGGGAGCAGAAGAACTACGCTCCGCTGTGGGGTGGTGTCCTGACCACCGCAGGTGGCCTGTCCTTCTACGGTACGCCTGAAGGCTACCTGAAGGCGCTGGATGCCAAGACCGGTGAGGAAGTCTGGAGCTTCCAGGTCGGTACCGGTATCGTGGCCCCCCCGATCACCTGGGAAATGGACGGTGAGCAGTACATCTCCGTCGCCGCAGGTTGGGGTGGTGCTGTCCCGCTGTGGGGTGGTGACGTGGCTCGCCGCGTGAACTACCTGGAGCAGGGCGGTTCCGTCTGGACCTTCAAGCTGCACAAGTAA